Proteins found in one Manduca sexta isolate Smith_Timp_Sample1 chromosome 8, JHU_Msex_v1.0, whole genome shotgun sequence genomic segment:
- the LOC115448316 gene encoding B-cell receptor-associated protein 31 produces MSIQWTFVAGYLYFEIALVALMILPIISPRWWHQFFRSRLFAIFKSNAVFYFCFFLAFLGMLLIDAIREMRKYSHSTDSGQNLANELKNNVKLFRAQRNFYITGFAIFLTFVIRRLVTMLIIQDELSIKAENIIKQAEATVKEAKSTILANTLQGNNQTKEHDLLKARLEVTKNDLQAEQEKTQQLQEEVDKWRAKYLEITNGNESSDYE; encoded by the coding sequence ATGTCTATTCAATGGACATTTGTTGCGGGATACCTGTATTTCGAAATAGCGCTGGTGGCTCTCATGATATTGCCCATAATCAGCCCGAGGTGGTGGCACCAGTTCTTTAGATCTCGTTTGTTCGCAATATTCAAGTCGAACGCCGTGTTTTACTTCTGTTTTTTTCTTGCGTTCCTCGGCATGTTGTTGATCGACGCTATAAGAGAGATGAGGAAGTACTCGCACTCCACAGATAGCGGTCAGAACCTCGCCAACGAGTTGAAAAATAACGTTAAACTATTCAGAGCACAGAGAAACTTTTACATCACAGGTTTCGCGATTTTTCTCACATTCGTCATACGCCGATTGGTGACCATGTTGATCATACAAGACGAGCTGAGTATCAAAGCGGAGAATATAATAAAGCAAGCTGAGGCCACTGTGAAGGAAGCTAAATCAACAATTCTAGCCAACACATTGCAAGGTAACAACCAGACTAAAGAGCATGACCTGCTAAAAGCACGGCTAGAAGTGACGAAGAATGATCTGCAAGCGGAACAAGAAAAGACTCAACAACTGCAAGAGGAAGTTGACAAATGGAGGGCAAAGTATTTGGAAATCACAAATGGAAATGAGAGTAGCGATTATGAATAA
- the LOC115448313 gene encoding myotubularin-related protein 10-B isoform X2 has protein sequence MNEKKLVQNFRSYLTDSPVGKGEKNGSLQELKPKLLNGELVTGAAHSVILLTPLSERDRGRFGSLFVTNFKLSFVPMENTSIDEYSQRNYLLGPYDVPLTAVGAVWLTDGGPVRRRRLMPYGDMPGKVKGLQVICKNMKVMTFSFANSPIDSGRKIALALMHHAFPKRHDLLFAFEYREPYYPTLPSELNMFQRPADWKRELERCECPHWRITCINGTSDAFMLTAGETLIVPSTVLDYNLMESARYFRSGRVPIWVWGRPEGAALLRSGELLSTEQSATAESVLLEQVRRSHPKLTPPYVLYLCGNSFTNSGSNANILPPLPALQTSYKKLVELCTPTTLGGFWDSQYYSILDSSKWLRHVANCIAFADDAAQHLADNVTVVLQEGDGVDYCAVVSSLTQLLVDPYFRTIAGFQSLIQKEWIALGHPFCDRLGLPRPGNPKDPSKDAAAAQTAPVFLLFLDCAWQLTQQFPAAFQFTETYLTTLWDTAHNHLFDTFLFNCSRDRELAVSKNFVQRPVWDWGEQFSEQDKALFYNPLYMGLRPINTPLHRLSQSSLGASRADTRVEAARLRPCASVAGVELWAQCYERWLLPLDAPHAGHVQYHVRHYALLHEIQQLNEKISSLSIMSNRQSNGEPEVESRQPTVVSRFHPFSLNRGDVVTGSLDAMQVSLIDASLLLDSQSLLNAPD, from the exons GGGAGCTTGTGACCGGCGCGGCGCACAGCGTGATCCTGCTGACGCCGCTGAGCGAGCGGGACCGCGGCCGCTTCGGATCGCTCTTTGTCACCAACTTCAAGCTGTCCTTTGTCCCCATGGAGAACACCAGCATTGAT GAGTACAGCCAGCGGAACTACTTGCTGGGCCCGTACGACGTCCCTCTAACGGCCGTGGGGGCTGTGTGGCTGACTGATGGCGGGCcggtgcggcggcggcggctgATGCCCTACGGAGACATGCCAGGGAAGGTGAAAGGGTTGCAGGTTATATGTAAG AACATGAAAGTCATGACCTTCAGCTTTGCAAACTCACCCATAGACAGCGGGCGGAAGATAGCCCTCGCGCTCATGCACCACGCCTTCCCCAAACGGCACGACCTGCTCTTCGCATTCGAGTACAGAGAACCCTACTATCCGACACTGCCCTCCGAGCTGAACATGTTCCAAAGACCCGCAGACTGGAAGCGCGAACTCGAGAGATGCGAGTGTCCCCACTGGAGGATCACTTGCATCAACGGCACCTCAGATGCCTTCATGTTGACAGCTGGTGAAACCCTCATAGTGCCCAGTACGGTATTGGATTATAATTTGATGGAGTCAGCGAGGTATTTCAGGTCGGGCAGGGTGCCGATCTGGGTGTGGGGCCGGCCAGAGGGTGCGGCGTTGTTGAGGAGTGGAGAGTTGCTCTCCACTGAACAGTCAGCGACGGCTGAGAGCGTTTTGTTGGAACAG GTTCGCCGCTCTCATCCTAAGCTGACACCTCCCTACGTATTGTATCTATGTGGCAACAGTTTTACCAATTCTGGCTCGAATGCAAATATTCTACCGCCCCTACCTGCACTGCAGACATCGTACAAAAAGCTGGTGGAGTTGTGCACGCCAACCACCCTCGGAGGGTTTTGG GACTCTCAATACTACTCGATCCTGGACTCGAGCAAATGGTTGCGGCACGTCGCCAACTGCATCGCGTTCGCAGACGACGCCGCGCAGCACCTCGCCGACAACGTCACCGTGGTACTGCAAGAAG GCGATGGGGTCGACTACTGCGCTGTAGTGTCGTCTCTCACGCAGCTGCTGGTAGACCCTTACTTCAGGACGATAGCGGGCTTCCAGTCACTCATACAGAAAGAATGGATCGCGTTAGGACACCCCTTCTGTGATAG ACTCGGCCTCCCCCGTCCGGGCAACCCGAAGGACCCGTCGAAGGACGCGGCAGCAGCGCAAACAGCGCCGGTGTTCCTGCTGTTCTTGGACTGCGCGTGGCAGCTCACGCAGCAGTTCCCGGCCGCGTTCCAGTTCACCGAGACGTACCTCACCACGCTCTGGGACACCGCGCATAATCATCTCTTCGACACTTTCCTGTTTAATTGCTCCAGGGATCGGGAGCTTGCTGTTTCAAAG AACTTCGTACAAAGGCCGGTGTGGGACTGGGGCGAGCAGTTCTCCGAACAGGACAAGGCGCTGTTCTACAACCCGTTGTACATGGGACTCAGGCCGATTAACACACCGTTGCATAGGCTAT CGCAATCGTCGCTGGGCGCGTCGCGCGCGGACACGCGGGTGGAGGCGGCGCGACTGCGGCCGTGCGCGTCCGTGGCGGGCGTGGAGCTGTGGGCGCAGTGCTACGAGCGCTGGCTGCTGCCGCTCGACGCGCCGCACGCCGGCCACGTGCAGTACCACGTGCGACACTACGCGCTGCTGCACGAG ATCCAACAGCTCAACGAGAAAATATCATCGTTATCGATAATGTCGAACCGACAATCGAACGGCGAGCCGGAGGTGGAGTCCCGGCAGCCGACGGTTGTAAGTCGGTTCCACCCATTCAGTCTTAACCGAGGCGACGTGGTCACGGGCAGCCTCGACGCCATGCAGGTCAGCCTCATCGACGCCAGCTTGCTCCTCGACTCGCAATCCCTACTCAATGCGCCAGACTAA
- the LOC115448315 gene encoding metaxin-1 isoform X4, whose product MASIELDIWRGEWGLASIDLECLKVLTYMKFIGVPVRVRESNNPFFTPKGQLPVMKDGRKVLTNFEEVVEHLKSLHYSTDVHLNTKQAAEASAFTQYLRDKLYPAYQFAWWVDEKNYSEVTRPTYAKALRIPFNFYYPSRYQTTAKEMIDALYGEHTDLREIEKTIYSEAEKCLKTLSDRLGESEYFFGNRPSSFDAIVFGYLAPLVKAPFPNATLANHVKGIANLSRFVARINQKNFRHVTDEYNRQNAKKQSTGTQSERDAANFPNQTRNKILAALFAAIAMTGYAVATGMFQELKDMEHSRDYNDMFENEEDDN is encoded by the exons atGGCTAGCATAGAATTAGATATATGGAGAGGTGAATGGGGTCTCGCTTCTATAGATTTAGAATGTTTAAAAGTTTTA ACTTACATGAAATTTATTGGTGTGCCAGTGCGCGTACGAGAGTCAAACAATCCATTTTTCACACCAAAAGGCCAGCTACCTGTCATGAAAGACGGTCGGAAAGTTTTAACAAATTTCGAAGAGGTTGTTGAACATTTGAAATCCCTG CATTATAGCACAGATGTCCATTTAAACACAAAGCAGGCCGCGGAAGCCAGTGCCTTCACACAATACCTCAGAGACAAATTATACCCAGCATACCAGTTTGCCTGGTGGGTGGATGAGAAAAACTATAGTGAAGTGACAAGACCTACATATGCAAAGGCCCTCAGGATtccattcaatttttattaccCTTCGAGGTACCAGACAACAGCTAAAGAGATGATTGATGCATTGTACGGTGAACATACAGATCTTAGGGAAATTGAAAAGACG ATTTACAGTGAAGCAGAGAAGTGCCTCAAAACATTATCGGACAGGCTCGGAGAAAGCGAGTACTTCTTCGGCAACCGGCCTTCGTCATTCGACGCGATAGTGTTTGGCTACCTGGCGCCGCTCGTCAAGGCGCCCTTTCCCAATGCGACCCTAGCGAACCACGTCAAAGGCATCGCTAATTTAAGCAGATTCGTTGCACGGATCAATCAGAAGAACTTTAGGCATGTCACAGATG AATACAACAGACAAAATGCTAAGAAGCAGTCGACGGGCACGCAGTCAGAGCGCGATGCGGCCAACTTTCCCAACCAGACAAGGAACAAGATACTAGCCGCGCTGTTTGCCGCTATAGCGATGACCGGGTACGCAGTCGCCACTGGCATGTTCCAG GAGCTGAAAGATATGGAACACTCGCGCGATTACAACGACATGTTTGAGAATGAGGAGGACGACAACTGA
- the LOC115448313 gene encoding myotubularin-related protein 10-A isoform X3: MGVLRRGELVTGAAHSVILLTPLSERDRGRFGSLFVTNFKLSFVPMENTSIDEYSQRNYLLGPYDVPLTAVGAVWLTDGGPVRRRRLMPYGDMPGKVKGLQVICKNMKVMTFSFANSPIDSGRKIALALMHHAFPKRHDLLFAFEYREPYYPTLPSELNMFQRPADWKRELERCECPHWRITCINGTSDAFMLTAGETLIVPSTVLDYNLMESARYFRSGRVPIWVWGRPEGAALLRSGELLSTEQSATAESVLLEQVRRSHPKLTPPYVLYLCGNSFTNSGSNANILPPLPALQTSYKKLVELCTPTTLGGFWVQDSQYYSILDSSKWLRHVANCIAFADDAAQHLADNVTVVLQEGDGVDYCAVVSSLTQLLVDPYFRTIAGFQSLIQKEWIALGHPFCDRLGLPRPGNPKDPSKDAAAAQTAPVFLLFLDCAWQLTQQFPAAFQFTETYLTTLWDTAHNHLFDTFLFNCSRDRELAVSKNFVQRPVWDWGEQFSEQDKALFYNPLYMGLRPINTPLHRLSQSSLGASRADTRVEAARLRPCASVAGVELWAQCYERWLLPLDAPHAGHVQYHVRHYALLHEIQQLNEKISSLSIMSNRQSNGEPEVESRQPTVVSRFHPFSLNRGDVVTGSLDAMQVSLIDASLLLDSQSLLNAPD; this comes from the exons ATGGGCGTGCTGAGGAGAG GGGAGCTTGTGACCGGCGCGGCGCACAGCGTGATCCTGCTGACGCCGCTGAGCGAGCGGGACCGCGGCCGCTTCGGATCGCTCTTTGTCACCAACTTCAAGCTGTCCTTTGTCCCCATGGAGAACACCAGCATTGAT GAGTACAGCCAGCGGAACTACTTGCTGGGCCCGTACGACGTCCCTCTAACGGCCGTGGGGGCTGTGTGGCTGACTGATGGCGGGCcggtgcggcggcggcggctgATGCCCTACGGAGACATGCCAGGGAAGGTGAAAGGGTTGCAGGTTATATGTAAG AACATGAAAGTCATGACCTTCAGCTTTGCAAACTCACCCATAGACAGCGGGCGGAAGATAGCCCTCGCGCTCATGCACCACGCCTTCCCCAAACGGCACGACCTGCTCTTCGCATTCGAGTACAGAGAACCCTACTATCCGACACTGCCCTCCGAGCTGAACATGTTCCAAAGACCCGCAGACTGGAAGCGCGAACTCGAGAGATGCGAGTGTCCCCACTGGAGGATCACTTGCATCAACGGCACCTCAGATGCCTTCATGTTGACAGCTGGTGAAACCCTCATAGTGCCCAGTACGGTATTGGATTATAATTTGATGGAGTCAGCGAGGTATTTCAGGTCGGGCAGGGTGCCGATCTGGGTGTGGGGCCGGCCAGAGGGTGCGGCGTTGTTGAGGAGTGGAGAGTTGCTCTCCACTGAACAGTCAGCGACGGCTGAGAGCGTTTTGTTGGAACAG GTTCGCCGCTCTCATCCTAAGCTGACACCTCCCTACGTATTGTATCTATGTGGCAACAGTTTTACCAATTCTGGCTCGAATGCAAATATTCTACCGCCCCTACCTGCACTGCAGACATCGTACAAAAAGCTGGTGGAGTTGTGCACGCCAACCACCCTCGGAGGGTTTTGG GTGCAGGACTCTCAATACTACTCGATCCTGGACTCGAGCAAATGGTTGCGGCACGTCGCCAACTGCATCGCGTTCGCAGACGACGCCGCGCAGCACCTCGCCGACAACGTCACCGTGGTACTGCAAGAAG GCGATGGGGTCGACTACTGCGCTGTAGTGTCGTCTCTCACGCAGCTGCTGGTAGACCCTTACTTCAGGACGATAGCGGGCTTCCAGTCACTCATACAGAAAGAATGGATCGCGTTAGGACACCCCTTCTGTGATAG ACTCGGCCTCCCCCGTCCGGGCAACCCGAAGGACCCGTCGAAGGACGCGGCAGCAGCGCAAACAGCGCCGGTGTTCCTGCTGTTCTTGGACTGCGCGTGGCAGCTCACGCAGCAGTTCCCGGCCGCGTTCCAGTTCACCGAGACGTACCTCACCACGCTCTGGGACACCGCGCATAATCATCTCTTCGACACTTTCCTGTTTAATTGCTCCAGGGATCGGGAGCTTGCTGTTTCAAAG AACTTCGTACAAAGGCCGGTGTGGGACTGGGGCGAGCAGTTCTCCGAACAGGACAAGGCGCTGTTCTACAACCCGTTGTACATGGGACTCAGGCCGATTAACACACCGTTGCATAGGCTAT CGCAATCGTCGCTGGGCGCGTCGCGCGCGGACACGCGGGTGGAGGCGGCGCGACTGCGGCCGTGCGCGTCCGTGGCGGGCGTGGAGCTGTGGGCGCAGTGCTACGAGCGCTGGCTGCTGCCGCTCGACGCGCCGCACGCCGGCCACGTGCAGTACCACGTGCGACACTACGCGCTGCTGCACGAG ATCCAACAGCTCAACGAGAAAATATCATCGTTATCGATAATGTCGAACCGACAATCGAACGGCGAGCCGGAGGTGGAGTCCCGGCAGCCGACGGTTGTAAGTCGGTTCCACCCATTCAGTCTTAACCGAGGCGACGTGGTCACGGGCAGCCTCGACGCCATGCAGGTCAGCCTCATCGACGCCAGCTTGCTCCTCGACTCGCAATCCCTACTCAATGCGCCAGACTAA
- the LOC115448313 gene encoding myotubularin-related protein 10-B isoform X1 → MNEKKLVQNFRSYLTDSPVGKGEKNGSLQELKPKLLNGELVTGAAHSVILLTPLSERDRGRFGSLFVTNFKLSFVPMENTSIDEYSQRNYLLGPYDVPLTAVGAVWLTDGGPVRRRRLMPYGDMPGKVKGLQVICKNMKVMTFSFANSPIDSGRKIALALMHHAFPKRHDLLFAFEYREPYYPTLPSELNMFQRPADWKRELERCECPHWRITCINGTSDAFMLTAGETLIVPSTVLDYNLMESARYFRSGRVPIWVWGRPEGAALLRSGELLSTEQSATAESVLLEQVRRSHPKLTPPYVLYLCGNSFTNSGSNANILPPLPALQTSYKKLVELCTPTTLGGFWVQDSQYYSILDSSKWLRHVANCIAFADDAAQHLADNVTVVLQEGDGVDYCAVVSSLTQLLVDPYFRTIAGFQSLIQKEWIALGHPFCDRLGLPRPGNPKDPSKDAAAAQTAPVFLLFLDCAWQLTQQFPAAFQFTETYLTTLWDTAHNHLFDTFLFNCSRDRELAVSKNFVQRPVWDWGEQFSEQDKALFYNPLYMGLRPINTPLHRLSQSSLGASRADTRVEAARLRPCASVAGVELWAQCYERWLLPLDAPHAGHVQYHVRHYALLHEIQQLNEKISSLSIMSNRQSNGEPEVESRQPTVVSRFHPFSLNRGDVVTGSLDAMQVSLIDASLLLDSQSLLNAPD, encoded by the exons GGGAGCTTGTGACCGGCGCGGCGCACAGCGTGATCCTGCTGACGCCGCTGAGCGAGCGGGACCGCGGCCGCTTCGGATCGCTCTTTGTCACCAACTTCAAGCTGTCCTTTGTCCCCATGGAGAACACCAGCATTGAT GAGTACAGCCAGCGGAACTACTTGCTGGGCCCGTACGACGTCCCTCTAACGGCCGTGGGGGCTGTGTGGCTGACTGATGGCGGGCcggtgcggcggcggcggctgATGCCCTACGGAGACATGCCAGGGAAGGTGAAAGGGTTGCAGGTTATATGTAAG AACATGAAAGTCATGACCTTCAGCTTTGCAAACTCACCCATAGACAGCGGGCGGAAGATAGCCCTCGCGCTCATGCACCACGCCTTCCCCAAACGGCACGACCTGCTCTTCGCATTCGAGTACAGAGAACCCTACTATCCGACACTGCCCTCCGAGCTGAACATGTTCCAAAGACCCGCAGACTGGAAGCGCGAACTCGAGAGATGCGAGTGTCCCCACTGGAGGATCACTTGCATCAACGGCACCTCAGATGCCTTCATGTTGACAGCTGGTGAAACCCTCATAGTGCCCAGTACGGTATTGGATTATAATTTGATGGAGTCAGCGAGGTATTTCAGGTCGGGCAGGGTGCCGATCTGGGTGTGGGGCCGGCCAGAGGGTGCGGCGTTGTTGAGGAGTGGAGAGTTGCTCTCCACTGAACAGTCAGCGACGGCTGAGAGCGTTTTGTTGGAACAG GTTCGCCGCTCTCATCCTAAGCTGACACCTCCCTACGTATTGTATCTATGTGGCAACAGTTTTACCAATTCTGGCTCGAATGCAAATATTCTACCGCCCCTACCTGCACTGCAGACATCGTACAAAAAGCTGGTGGAGTTGTGCACGCCAACCACCCTCGGAGGGTTTTGG GTGCAGGACTCTCAATACTACTCGATCCTGGACTCGAGCAAATGGTTGCGGCACGTCGCCAACTGCATCGCGTTCGCAGACGACGCCGCGCAGCACCTCGCCGACAACGTCACCGTGGTACTGCAAGAAG GCGATGGGGTCGACTACTGCGCTGTAGTGTCGTCTCTCACGCAGCTGCTGGTAGACCCTTACTTCAGGACGATAGCGGGCTTCCAGTCACTCATACAGAAAGAATGGATCGCGTTAGGACACCCCTTCTGTGATAG ACTCGGCCTCCCCCGTCCGGGCAACCCGAAGGACCCGTCGAAGGACGCGGCAGCAGCGCAAACAGCGCCGGTGTTCCTGCTGTTCTTGGACTGCGCGTGGCAGCTCACGCAGCAGTTCCCGGCCGCGTTCCAGTTCACCGAGACGTACCTCACCACGCTCTGGGACACCGCGCATAATCATCTCTTCGACACTTTCCTGTTTAATTGCTCCAGGGATCGGGAGCTTGCTGTTTCAAAG AACTTCGTACAAAGGCCGGTGTGGGACTGGGGCGAGCAGTTCTCCGAACAGGACAAGGCGCTGTTCTACAACCCGTTGTACATGGGACTCAGGCCGATTAACACACCGTTGCATAGGCTAT CGCAATCGTCGCTGGGCGCGTCGCGCGCGGACACGCGGGTGGAGGCGGCGCGACTGCGGCCGTGCGCGTCCGTGGCGGGCGTGGAGCTGTGGGCGCAGTGCTACGAGCGCTGGCTGCTGCCGCTCGACGCGCCGCACGCCGGCCACGTGCAGTACCACGTGCGACACTACGCGCTGCTGCACGAG ATCCAACAGCTCAACGAGAAAATATCATCGTTATCGATAATGTCGAACCGACAATCGAACGGCGAGCCGGAGGTGGAGTCCCGGCAGCCGACGGTTGTAAGTCGGTTCCACCCATTCAGTCTTAACCGAGGCGACGTGGTCACGGGCAGCCTCGACGCCATGCAGGTCAGCCTCATCGACGCCAGCTTGCTCCTCGACTCGCAATCCCTACTCAATGCGCCAGACTAA